Proteins found in one Massilia sp. H6 genomic segment:
- the ilvD gene encoding dihydroxy-acid dehydratase, which translates to MPVYRSHTTTQGRNMAGARALWRATGMKDGDFDKPIIAVVNSFTQFVPGHVHLKDLGQLVAREIEASGGVAKEFNTIAVDDGIAMGHGGMLYSLPSRDLIADSVEYMVNAHCADAMVCISNCDKITPGMLMAAMRLNIPVVFVSGGPMEAGKVIKTVGSGQQIIKLDLIDAMIKAGDSSVSDADVAEIERAACPTCGSCSGMFTANSMNCLTEALGLALPGNGTIVATHSDRKELFLRAGRLIVEVAKRHYEQDDYSVLPRSIASKAAFENAMALDVSMGGSTNTVLHLLAAAHEAQVEFTMADIDRISRKVPCLCKVAPMTDKYHIEDVHRAGGIMSILGELARAGLLDTSLPTVHSPTLEAALAKYDIRVSDDQGVHQLFRAAPGGVPTQVAFSQSERFAGNDLDRSLGCIRDREHAYSQDGGLAVLYGNIAEKGCIVKTAGVDESILVFSGKARVFESQDAAVEAILGDTVEAGDVVIIRYEGPKGGPGMQEMLYPTSYIKSKGLGKACALFTDGRFSGGSSGLVIGHASPEAAEGGAIALVEEGDVIDIDIPARTINLRVSFEELAHRRGKMEDRGRDAWMPVGRERHVSQALQAYAALTTSADRGAVRDITQLRR; encoded by the coding sequence ATGCCCGTCTATCGTTCACATACCACCACCCAGGGCCGCAACATGGCTGGCGCGCGCGCGCTGTGGCGCGCCACCGGCATGAAAGATGGCGATTTCGACAAGCCGATCATTGCGGTGGTCAACTCGTTTACGCAGTTCGTGCCCGGCCATGTGCACCTGAAGGACCTGGGCCAGCTGGTGGCGCGCGAGATCGAAGCCTCCGGCGGCGTGGCCAAGGAATTCAATACCATCGCGGTCGATGACGGCATCGCCATGGGCCACGGCGGCATGCTCTATTCGCTGCCTTCGCGCGACCTGATCGCCGACTCGGTCGAATACATGGTCAATGCCCATTGCGCCGATGCGATGGTGTGCATCTCGAACTGCGACAAGATCACGCCGGGCATGCTGATGGCCGCGATGCGCCTGAACATTCCGGTGGTATTCGTGTCGGGCGGGCCGATGGAGGCGGGCAAGGTGATCAAGACGGTCGGCAGCGGCCAGCAGATCATCAAGCTCGACCTGATCGACGCCATGATCAAGGCCGGCGACAGCAGCGTGTCCGATGCCGACGTGGCAGAGATCGAGCGCGCCGCCTGCCCGACCTGCGGCTCGTGCTCGGGCATGTTCACGGCCAATTCGATGAATTGCCTGACCGAAGCGCTTGGCCTGGCGCTGCCGGGCAACGGCACCATCGTCGCCACCCACTCAGATCGCAAGGAGCTGTTCCTGCGCGCCGGCCGCCTGATCGTCGAGGTCGCCAAGCGCCACTACGAACAGGATGACTATTCGGTGCTGCCGCGGAGCATCGCCAGCAAGGCCGCATTCGAAAACGCCATGGCGCTGGACGTGTCGATGGGTGGCTCCACCAACACCGTGCTGCACCTGCTGGCGGCGGCGCACGAGGCGCAGGTCGAATTCACCATGGCCGACATCGACCGCATCTCGCGCAAGGTGCCCTGCCTGTGCAAGGTGGCACCCATGACCGACAAATACCACATCGAAGACGTGCACCGCGCTGGCGGCATCATGTCGATCCTGGGCGAACTGGCGCGCGCCGGCCTGCTCGACACGTCGCTGCCGACCGTGCACAGCCCGACCCTTGAAGCAGCCCTCGCGAAGTACGACATCCGCGTCAGCGACGACCAGGGCGTACACCAGCTGTTTCGCGCCGCGCCGGGCGGCGTGCCGACCCAGGTGGCGTTCTCGCAGTCCGAACGCTTTGCCGGCAATGACCTCGACCGCAGCTTGGGCTGCATCCGCGACCGCGAGCACGCGTATTCGCAAGATGGCGGCCTGGCGGTGTTGTACGGGAATATCGCCGAGAAGGGGTGCATCGTGAAGACTGCCGGCGTGGACGAGAGCATTTTGGTCTTCTCCGGCAAGGCGCGCGTATTCGAGAGCCAGGACGCGGCGGTGGAAGCGATCCTGGGAGACACCGTGGAGGCGGGCGACGTCGTAATCATCCGCTACGAGGGCCCGAAAGGCGGACCGGGCATGCAAGAGATGCTCTACCCGACCTCGTACATCAAGTCCAAGGGCCTGGGCAAGGCCTGCGCGCTGTTCACGGACGGGCGCTTCTCGGGCGGCTCATCTGGCCTGGTGATCGGCCATGCTTCGCCGGAAGCGGCCGAGGGCGGAGCGATCGCCCTGGTGGAAGAGGGGGATGTCATCGACATCGATATCCCGGCGCGCACCATCAATCTGCGGGTGAGCTTTGAAGAGCTAGCGCACCGGCGCGGCAAGATGGAAGACCGCGGGCGCGACGCGTGGATGCCGGTCGGGCGCGAGCGCCATGTGTCGCAGGCGCTGCAGGCCTATGCGGCGTTGACGACGTCGGCCGATCGTGGGGCGGTACGGGACATCACCCAGCTGCGCCGCTAA
- a CDS encoding glycosyltransferase family 4 protein, translating into MFSFFVSFVLSALLTLLVIKLAKRNGSALDSDYGGVQKFHSHSVARIGGVPIYLAVVITGAVSVWREPSLGPWLAPLLGCACIAMAGGIVEDYTGRVSPARRLLLTMVAALLAYYLLGARLVRLDLPWGILPLQLDWIVLPLTVLAVAGIANAVNIIDGFNGLASVVTICMLMSLAYVALQVGDMFVLVTALVVAGATFGFLIWNYPVGLIFLGDGGAYFIGFMLGELALLLVMRNPEVSTWYAALLLIYPAFETIFSAYRRMFVRGKSPALPDGIHLHSLIFRRIVQWTVGPREARALMKRNARTSPYLWLFSLMAVIPATVFWKNTGALIFFSLLFVISYLWLYARIVRFKSPRWLFLHRKGRE; encoded by the coding sequence ATGTTCTCCTTTTTTGTCAGTTTCGTCTTGTCCGCGCTGCTGACTCTGCTTGTAATTAAACTGGCCAAGCGCAATGGTTCGGCGCTCGACAGCGATTATGGCGGCGTACAGAAGTTCCACTCCCATTCAGTTGCGCGCATAGGCGGCGTCCCGATTTATCTGGCGGTAGTCATCACCGGCGCGGTATCGGTGTGGCGCGAGCCTTCGCTCGGGCCATGGCTCGCCCCTTTGCTCGGATGCGCATGCATTGCAATGGCAGGCGGAATCGTCGAAGACTATACGGGCCGGGTGTCTCCGGCACGCCGGCTGCTGCTCACCATGGTGGCGGCGCTGCTGGCGTATTACCTGCTCGGAGCCAGGCTGGTGCGTCTCGACCTACCCTGGGGCATATTGCCGCTGCAGCTGGACTGGATTGTGTTGCCGCTCACGGTACTGGCAGTGGCGGGTATCGCCAATGCGGTCAATATCATCGATGGATTCAATGGCCTGGCCAGCGTGGTCACCATCTGCATGCTGATGTCGCTGGCGTATGTGGCGCTCCAGGTAGGCGATATGTTCGTGCTGGTGACGGCGCTGGTAGTGGCTGGTGCAACCTTCGGCTTCCTGATCTGGAATTACCCGGTCGGCCTGATCTTCCTGGGCGATGGCGGCGCATATTTTATCGGCTTCATGCTGGGAGAGCTCGCGCTGCTGCTGGTCATGCGCAATCCGGAAGTGTCGACATGGTATGCCGCTTTGCTGCTGATCTATCCCGCATTCGAAACCATTTTCTCGGCGTACCGGCGCATGTTCGTACGCGGTAAATCCCCGGCGCTGCCAGACGGGATTCACCTGCATAGCTTGATTTTCCGGCGGATTGTGCAATGGACGGTCGGGCCCCGAGAGGCGCGCGCATTGATGAAGCGGAACGCGCGCACTTCGCCTTATTTATGGCTCTTTTCGCTGATGGCGGTGATTCCGGCCACCGTGTTCTGGAAAAACACAGGCGCACTGATCTTCTTCAGCTTGTTGTTTGTAATCAGTTACCTTTGGTTATATGCGCGTATCGTTCGCTTTAAGTCTCCGCGATGGCTTTTTTTGCACAGGAAAGGCCGCGAATAG
- a CDS encoding phosphomannomutase/phosphoglucomutase codes for MVALSKTIFKAYDIRGVIDKTLDDGIARHIGRAFGAAALAKGERTVVIGRDGRLSGPGLTAALSEGLRDAGADVIDLGMVATPMVYFGTNVLDTRSGIMVTGSHNPPDYNGFKMVLAGEAIHGDAILALHDSIAAHDGSVAAQRGGYRTHDIRAAYLERIIGDVKLARPIKIAVDCGNGVAGAFAADLYRGMGCEVVELFCEVDGTFPNHHPDPAHPENLQDLIRALQETDAEIGLAFDGDGDRLGIVTKDGQIIFPDRQMMLFAADVLSRNPGGEILYDVKCTRHLGPWIEQHGGKALMWKTGHSLVKAKLKETGAPLGGEMSGHIFFKERWYGFDDGLYAGARMLEILTRVQDPSALLNGLPKASSTPELHLHLNEGENFTLIDSLRANASFPGSDRIVDIDGLRVEYPDGFGLARSSNTTPVVVLRFEGETPEALARIQAEFRRVILAAKPDADLPF; via the coding sequence ATGGTTGCTCTCTCCAAAACAATCTTCAAGGCCTATGACATTCGCGGCGTCATCGACAAGACCCTCGACGACGGCATTGCACGCCATATCGGGCGGGCATTCGGCGCCGCCGCCCTGGCCAAGGGAGAACGCACGGTCGTGATCGGCCGCGACGGCCGCCTGTCGGGCCCGGGCCTGACGGCTGCCCTGAGCGAAGGCTTGCGCGATGCCGGTGCGGACGTGATCGACCTCGGCATGGTTGCCACGCCGATGGTTTACTTCGGCACCAATGTGCTCGATACCCGCTCGGGCATCATGGTCACCGGCAGCCACAATCCGCCGGACTACAACGGCTTCAAGATGGTGCTGGCCGGCGAAGCGATCCATGGCGACGCCATCCTGGCCCTGCACGACAGCATCGCGGCCCATGACGGCAGCGTCGCAGCGCAGCGCGGCGGCTACCGCACCCACGACATCCGCGCCGCCTACCTCGAGCGCATCATTGGCGACGTCAAGCTGGCGCGCCCGATCAAGATCGCGGTCGATTGCGGCAACGGCGTGGCCGGTGCTTTCGCCGCCGATTTGTACCGCGGCATGGGCTGCGAGGTCGTCGAGCTGTTCTGCGAGGTCGACGGCACCTTCCCGAACCACCATCCCGACCCGGCGCATCCGGAAAACCTGCAAGACCTGATCCGCGCCCTGCAAGAGACCGACGCCGAGATCGGCCTGGCCTTCGACGGCGATGGCGACCGCCTCGGCATCGTCACCAAAGATGGCCAGATCATCTTCCCGGACCGCCAGATGATGCTGTTCGCGGCCGACGTCCTGTCGCGCAACCCGGGCGGCGAGATCCTGTACGACGTCAAGTGCACGCGCCACCTCGGCCCCTGGATCGAACAGCACGGCGGCAAGGCCCTGATGTGGAAGACCGGCCACTCGCTGGTCAAGGCCAAGCTCAAGGAAACCGGCGCCCCGCTCGGCGGCGAAATGAGTGGCCACATCTTCTTCAAGGAGCGCTGGTACGGCTTCGACGACGGCCTGTATGCCGGCGCCCGCATGCTCGAGATCCTGACCCGCGTGCAGGATCCATCGGCGCTGCTCAACGGCCTGCCCAAAGCCAGCAGCACCCCGGAACTGCACCTGCACCTGAACGAAGGCGAGAACTTCACGCTGATCGACAGCCTGCGCGCCAACGCCAGCTTCCCGGGGTCCGACCGCATCGTCGACATCGACGGCCTGCGCGTGGAATACCCGGACGGCTTCGGGCTGGCCCGGTCGTCCAACACCACCCCGGTCGTGGTGTTGCGCTTCGAGGGCGAGACGCCGGAAGCCTTGGCGCGTATCCAGGCCGAGTTCCGCCGCGTGATCCTGGCCGCCAAGCCGGACGCCGACCTGCCTTTCTAA
- the waaC gene encoding lipopolysaccharide heptosyltransferase I, protein MKILLVRVSSLGDVLHNLPMVADILRRHPGATIDWVVEEGYQSLVRLHPQVRRIIPWALRRWRKSLGKRETRAEIKAFFAALREEEYDYVFDTQGLLKTGIIMGAARVRRGGKKVGLANGSEGSGYEGISRIFHTDSIALDPRTHAVARGRMVAGAALGYPVDTPPDFGLPAPQQALRPAFLPPDDYAVFFHGTAREAKKWPRDHWIALGSALAPMPVLLPWGSQSELEDAELLAAALPNARVLPKLSMMDAVGVAQHARLAIGVDTGLTHIAAAFLRPTVEIYCDSPKWKTEGNWSGRIVNLGDLGAPPSVPEVIDAARRLLAAP, encoded by the coding sequence GTGAAGATCCTGCTGGTGCGCGTATCGTCGCTGGGCGACGTGCTGCACAACCTGCCGATGGTGGCCGATATCCTGCGCCGCCATCCGGGCGCGACGATCGACTGGGTAGTCGAAGAAGGCTATCAGAGCCTGGTGCGCCTGCACCCGCAGGTGCGCAGAATCATTCCCTGGGCGCTGCGGCGCTGGCGCAAGAGCCTGGGCAAGCGCGAAACCCGCGCCGAGATCAAGGCTTTCTTTGCTGCCTTGCGCGAAGAAGAATACGACTATGTCTTCGACACCCAGGGTTTGCTCAAGACCGGCATCATCATGGGCGCCGCGCGGGTGCGCCGCGGCGGCAAGAAGGTCGGCCTGGCCAACGGCAGCGAAGGCTCGGGCTACGAGGGCATCTCCCGCATTTTTCATACCGACAGCATCGCGCTCGACCCGCGCACCCATGCGGTCGCGCGCGGCCGCATGGTCGCCGGCGCCGCGCTGGGCTACCCGGTCGACACGCCGCCCGACTTCGGGCTGCCGGCGCCGCAACAGGCGCTGCGCCCGGCTTTCCTGCCGCCTGACGATTACGCAGTGTTCTTCCACGGCACCGCGCGCGAAGCCAAGAAGTGGCCGCGCGACCACTGGATCGCGCTGGGAAGCGCGCTGGCGCCGATGCCGGTGCTGCTGCCCTGGGGCTCGCAGTCTGAGCTTGAAGATGCCGAGTTGCTTGCCGCGGCGCTGCCCAACGCGCGGGTGCTGCCCAAGCTGTCGATGATGGACGCGGTCGGCGTGGCGCAGCATGCGCGGCTGGCCATCGGCGTCGATACCGGCCTGACCCATATCGCCGCGGCTTTCCTGCGCCCGACCGTGGAAATCTACTGCGACTCGCCGAAGTGGAAGACCGAGGGCAACTGGTCCGGGCGCATCGTCAACCTGGGCGACCTGGGCGCGCCGCCTTCGGTGCCGGAAGTGATCGACGCCGCGCGCCGCTTGCTGGCGGCGCCGTGA
- a CDS encoding H-NS histone family protein produces MDLSNMSVGDMRNLQEQIKQEMKKREVQEVQKAREQILAIAQSVGVPLKELLATGGRSNSTKGNSVAVRFRHPDNASQQWTGRGRQPKWVKEWVESGKSIDKLRV; encoded by the coding sequence ATGGATCTGTCTAATATGTCGGTAGGCGATATGCGCAACCTGCAAGAGCAAATCAAGCAGGAAATGAAGAAGCGCGAAGTGCAGGAAGTGCAAAAAGCACGCGAACAAATCCTGGCAATCGCACAAAGCGTCGGCGTGCCGCTCAAAGAGCTGCTCGCGACCGGCGGTCGCAGCAATTCGACCAAGGGTAATTCGGTGGCAGTGCGTTTCCGCCACCCTGACAACGCTTCGCAGCAATGGACTGGCCGCGGTCGCCAGCCGAAGTGGGTCAAGGAATGGGTTGAAAGCGGCAAGTCGATCGACAAGCTGCGCGTGTAA
- a CDS encoding symmetrical bis(5'-nucleosyl)-tetraphosphatase, producing the protein MRTYAIGDLQGCAHEAQLLIERIHDDALEHGQPLPRILFVGDLINRGPDSLTALRRMKALSDADPDRVDALLGNHDLHLIAVAVGAQRASRSDTLGEILAAPDCEALIDWLRRRPLAMFVDAHLLVHAGVAPQWSAAQTMALAHEVETTLRGDGWIDFLRQMYGNEPDRWSDDLTGIARLRCIVNALTRVRLCTADGRMDFLHKESEVGPEGSGLLPWFDLPQRRTADVTVVFGHWSALGLVLRPNLIGLDSGCVWGGKLTAVCLDDRKLLQVDCPEYREHGGKK; encoded by the coding sequence ATGAGAACCTACGCCATCGGCGACCTGCAGGGCTGCGCCCACGAAGCCCAATTGCTCATCGAGCGCATCCACGACGATGCACTCGAACACGGACAGCCGCTGCCGCGCATCCTGTTCGTCGGCGACTTGATCAACCGCGGCCCCGATTCACTGACCGCCCTGCGCCGCATGAAGGCCTTGTCCGATGCAGATCCGGACCGGGTCGACGCCCTGCTCGGCAACCACGACCTGCACCTGATCGCGGTGGCGGTAGGCGCGCAGCGCGCCAGCCGTTCCGACACGCTTGGCGAGATCCTGGCCGCACCCGACTGCGAGGCGTTGATCGACTGGCTGCGCCGGCGCCCGCTGGCGATGTTCGTCGACGCGCACCTGCTGGTGCACGCGGGGGTGGCGCCGCAATGGAGCGCGGCGCAGACCATGGCGCTGGCGCACGAAGTCGAAACCACCCTGCGCGGCGATGGCTGGATCGACTTTCTGCGCCAGATGTATGGCAACGAGCCAGACCGGTGGAGCGACGACCTGACCGGCATTGCGCGGCTGCGCTGCATCGTCAATGCACTCACCCGCGTGCGCCTGTGCACCGCGGACGGGCGCATGGATTTCCTGCACAAGGAAAGCGAGGTCGGGCCGGAGGGGTCGGGACTGCTGCCGTGGTTCGACCTGCCCCAGCGCCGGACGGCGGATGTGACCGTGGTGTTCGGACACTGGTCGGCGCTGGGACTGGTGCTGCGGCCAAACCTCATTGGCCTGGACAGCGGCTGCGTGTGGGGCGGAAAGCTGACGGCGGTGTGCCTGGACGACCGCAAGCTGTTGCAGGTCGATTGCCCGGAATACCGCGAGCATGGTGGTAAAAAATAG
- the waaA gene encoding lipid IV(A) 3-deoxy-D-manno-octulosonic acid transferase, whose protein sequence is MRRLYSLAWWLGLPLVLGRLWWRGRKEPGYRAHWLERLGFPGAGQSGRPTLWVHAVSVGETRAAEPLVDALLAAYPDARILLTHMTPTGRATGRALFGHHGERIVQSYLPYDTGFMVARFLRHFAPRVCILMETEVWPNLVAGCAAAGVPVALVNARLSERSLRSGRKMGRLMTDAASAISLVAAQTEADAKRIGSLGAPVVTVTGSIKFDVVPPQSALQTGAWLRDQIKKRPVLLCASTREGEEALVLEAWQRVAGKPADALLAIVPRHPQRFDEVEKMVAARGLTVVRRSQLGQAVADGVQADVLLGDSMGEMFAYFAACDCAFIGGSLMPLGGQNLIEACALGKPVLVGLHTFNFAQATDEAVREGAALRVPDADALMAAAVRLLDDEVARAAMGAHALAFAGRHRGATLRTVERLRALIG, encoded by the coding sequence ATCCGGCGCCTGTATTCGCTGGCATGGTGGCTGGGGCTGCCGCTGGTGCTGGGGCGGCTGTGGTGGCGCGGGCGCAAGGAGCCGGGCTACCGCGCGCACTGGCTGGAACGCCTCGGCTTTCCCGGCGCCGGGCAGTCTGGCCGTCCGACGCTGTGGGTGCATGCGGTATCGGTGGGCGAGACCCGCGCCGCCGAACCGCTGGTCGATGCGCTGCTCGCGGCCTACCCTGATGCCCGCATCCTGCTCACCCACATGACGCCAACCGGGCGCGCCACCGGGCGCGCGCTGTTCGGACACCATGGCGAGCGGATCGTGCAATCCTACCTTCCCTACGATACCGGTTTCATGGTGGCGCGCTTCTTGCGCCACTTTGCCCCGCGCGTGTGCATCTTGATGGAAACCGAAGTGTGGCCGAACCTGGTCGCCGGCTGCGCCGCAGCAGGCGTGCCGGTGGCGCTGGTGAACGCGCGCCTGTCCGAACGCTCGCTGCGCAGCGGGCGCAAGATGGGCCGCCTGATGACGGATGCGGCAAGCGCGATCTCGCTGGTGGCGGCGCAGACCGAAGCCGACGCCAAGCGGATCGGCTCGCTCGGCGCGCCAGTCGTCACGGTCACCGGCAGCATCAAGTTCGACGTGGTGCCGCCGCAGAGCGCGCTGCAGACCGGCGCCTGGCTGCGCGACCAGATCAAGAAGCGCCCGGTATTGCTGTGCGCCAGCACGCGCGAGGGCGAAGAAGCGCTGGTGCTCGAGGCCTGGCAGCGCGTAGCGGGCAAGCCTGCCGATGCGCTGCTGGCGATCGTGCCGCGCCATCCGCAGCGCTTCGACGAAGTGGAAAAAATGGTCGCGGCGCGCGGCCTGACGGTGGTGCGGCGCTCGCAGCTCGGCCAAGCAGTAGCCGATGGTGTCCAGGCCGACGTGTTGCTGGGCGATTCGATGGGCGAGATGTTCGCCTATTTCGCCGCCTGCGACTGCGCCTTCATCGGCGGCAGCCTGATGCCGCTGGGCGGCCAGAACCTGATCGAAGCCTGCGCCCTCGGCAAACCGGTACTGGTCGGTCTCCATACCTTTAATTTTGCCCAGGCAACCGACGAAGCCGTGCGCGAGGGCGCCGCCTTGCGGGTGCCGGATGCCGATGCCTTGATGGCGGC